Genomic DNA from Myxococcales bacterium:
GCCGACGTTGCCGGCGACGCCACCTAACCCATACCTCGATACGACGACGATGGCAGAGGCGGCGTGCGCAACCGGTGCCAACGCCCCGGCCGCGGCATCAGCGCCTGCCGCCTCGCCCTTGGTTCAATTGAAGCCACGCCGACAAGACCCCGCGACCACCGCGATTCGTCTTCCGGCCTTCGAAGACGTGGTGCGCGATCCGCTGCGCTATGCCCATGCCTCGCGCATCTTGCACCTGGAGGCAAATCCTGGCAATGCGCGCGCCTTGGTGCAACGACATGGCAAAGTCGATGTGTGGCTCAATCCGCCACCGATACCGCTCACCACGCCGGAGATGGACGCGATCTACGAGCTGCCGTATCAACGCATTCCACATCCAAGCTACGACGGCAAGATTCCCGCCTACGAGATGATCAAGCACTCGGTGACGATCATGCGCGGCTGTTTTGGTGGCTGCAGCTTTTGTTCAATCACCGAGCATGAGGGCAGAATCATCCAGAATCGCTCGGAGACGTCGATCCTGCGCGAAATCGAGCAGGTGCGCGACACGGCGCCGGGCTTCACCGGCATCATCTCCGACATCGGCGGACCGACCGCAAATATGTGGCGGCTGGCGTGCAAGAGCCGCGACATCGAGGCGTCGTGCCGCAAGCCATCGTGCGTCTATCCCGATATCTGCGACAACTTGCAAACCGACCATTCGGCGCTCATCTCGCTCTACCGCAAGGCGCGCGCGTTGCCGGGCATCAAGAAGATCTTGATCGCCTCAGGCGTGCGCTATGATCTGGCGGTGCGCTCGCCGGCGTGGATCGAGGAGCTCGCGGCGCATCATACCGGTGGCTATCTAAAGATTGCGCCAGAGCACACCGAGGCTGGCCCGCTGCGCCACATGATGAAGCCCGGCATAGGGGCGTTTGACAAATTCAAGGCCATCTTTGACAAGGCCACCAAGGCCGTCGGCAAAGAGCAATATCTCATCCCGTATTTCATCGCGGCGCATCCCGGGACGACCGATCTTGACATGCTCAATTTAGCGCTTTGGCTCAAGCGCAATGGCTTTCGCGCCGATCAGGTGCAGGCCTTTTTGCCGGGGCCGATGGCCACCGCGAGCACGATGTATCACACCGGCTATAACTCGCTTAAGTCGCTAAAGGCCGCCGAACGCGTCGAGGTGGTCAAAGACCCCGAGCAGCGTCGGCTGCACAAGGCGTTTTTGCGCTACCACGACGCCAACAATTGGCCGCTGCTGCGCCAGGCGCTTACGCGCTTGGGGCGGGCCGAGCTCATCGGCAACAGCAAGCATCACCTAATCCCGACCTATCAGCCCCTGGGCACCGGCGACGCCGCGGAAGGGCGGCGCGGCCCAACTAACGCCGCGCGCGGTGGCAAAGGGCAGGGCCCACGGCGCGGCGCGATGTTGACGCAACATACCGGCCTGCCGCCGCGGCGAAGCTCCTAGCCATAGCCTCACGCGCTGCAAACAAGGTATAGTTGCGCCGTGTTCGCGATCTACACCGGTTGCCTGATTCAGATCATTCCGATGCCACCGCTGGTGTTGCCCTCGTTGGTAGCGCCGCAATCGCTTACCGGCAAGGCAACCAAGACGCAGGTTGGATCGGTGCCGGCGTGCCTCGAAGGCGACGAGCTGCCGCTAACCGTGAAGATGCCATGCACCGTGCCGTACATGTTTGGGCCCTTCGTTGGCGGCATGGGCCACATCGAGCTGATGGGGCCGAAACTGCCGTCAGACTTCTACACAAAAGCGACGAGCAGCAACAAGAAGATGTTGCGCGTTGGTGGTGGCGGCAGTGGCATGTGCCCACTCATGTTTTGCGTCGACGTGCCAGCGATGAATCCGGCGGGCGTGCCCGATCCCATGATGAAAAAACCAATCAACGCGCAATACTTGCCACCCCCGCTCATGGTGCAGGCGCCGGCTTGACCGGCCGCCACACGAGCCGCACAAATGAGGGCACCTGAGGTCAACGAACCCCAATGACTGCTGCGACGGCGTGCCTCGCGGGCGGTAGGGCCGCCATGGCTCGCTGAGCCAGCCCCCTCGTTCAACTTTCTCCTGGCACTGAAATTGCTTTAGTTAGGCAGCCAATGCCTCGACGTCTTTCGCTCTGGGTCGCCACCGCCCTGGTTTGGGTGAGCCTGCTTGGCTTCTTGCTGGGCGGGCTGCCACTGGCTGGCGGCTGGTCGGGCCTGCACGCGCGCGACGCCGCCGCGGCGGCCGTGCGCAAGGACAAGCAGCCGGGCCTGATGGCGGTCAAGCGCCAGGCCACGCGCGCGGCAAAATCGAGAAACTTCGATACGCGGCGAGACGATGCGCTGTCCGATTCGGCGCCTCCACGCCTCGCGCGGACAAAGCCAAAGCTCAATGCACCGAAAAAATCAACACGGTTTTCGCGGGCGGTGCATAAGGTTGGCGTGGCTGTTGATCGCACGGCACAGCGGCTGGAACGCGTTGGCGCCGCGTCGCGCTACAAGTCCGTGCAAACTTTCACGCGCCGCTTCGCGCGCGCGCTGAGCCTGTTTTTTGGCGAACAGACGCTGGTCACTTCGTCACTTCGTTTTGGCATGGGTCTAGGAAAATCGCTGCCTGGACCGCTCGAGGTGCTTGGTGGGGTGGGGGCGGCGTTCAATCTTTGGAGCGGCTCCGTGCAATATTATGAGAGCCACGTGCCCGTCCGCGGCAAGACCAAGCATCTCAACGCCGGAATTGGCCTAAGCACGGTGGTCTACGGCGTGGCCTACGATAGCCGGCGCGAGGTGACCCAATCATTGGGCATCTCGTTGTTTAGCGGCACGATAAGCCCGCGGCGGTTTGCGCTGAGCAGCGGCATTCCGCTGTTGTTTGGCATCGCCTTGGGTGAGGACAGCGGGCTCAATGGCCGGGACTATAATCGCGGTCCATTTTTTCGCGTGACCTCGCGCATCCTGCCGCTCGTCAATATGAGCATCGAGCTATACTATCGACCGCTAGGGGCGCTGACAGCCAAGCTGCGGCCATATGCGATCAAAGCGCGCGATTTCAACTTGCGCGCCGCGCAGTGGGCGAAGGCAAAGCTAGCATGGCTAATCCCGGCGTGGCGTGCGCCAGCCGACAGCGACAAGGTCGACGTACCCGCGAAGGCGGCCAACGGCGCGCGGGCGACGACCAAGGTAAACTCGCGGCTTACGTCGCTAGGCGCGCATGTTGTCTTCAAACGCGGCGAGCGCGGCAGTGCTGCCCTTGCCCATGGCGATCACGATCTGCTTAAACGGCTCGGTCGTCACGTCGCCCGCGGCGTAGATGCCCGGCACATTGGTGCGGCCCTTGCCGTCAACGACAATCTCGCCAAAGCGGTTGGTTTCCACCAGATCCTTGATAAAGCCGCTGTTGGGTAACAGGCCAATCTGCACGAAGACGCCGTCGAGCGCGACGTCGTGAAGCGTTTCACTCGGGCGATCTTGATAGCGCAGGCCGGTGACCTTGTCGCCGTCGCCGAGCACCTCGGTGGTCTTGGCGTTGGTGATGACGGTGACATTGCGGCGCGCAGTGAGGTTTTTGACCAGCACGGCATCGGCCTTGAGGGCGTCGGAAAATTCGACGAGCGTGACGTGCGAACAAATATTGGCGAGGTCGATGGCAGCCTCGACGCCGGAATTGCCACCTCCAATAACCGCGACCGCACGGCCCTTGTAAAACGGGCCATCGCAATGCGGGCAAAACGCGACGCCGCGGCCGAGGTATTGCTTTTCCCCCGGCACGTTTAGCTCGCGCCACTTGGCGCCGGTGGCAATGATCAGCGAGGGCGCGGTGACGACCTCGCCGCCCTGCAAATGAAGTTCTTTTTCCGCGCCGTTGATGATCTTGTCGACGCGGCGGTGTTCGAGCACGTCGATGGGATAGGCCTTGAGATGCCCGGCGAGGTCGGCCGCAAGCTTGGGACCTTCGGTGTAAGGCGTGCCGATGAGATTTTCGATGCCAAGCGTGTCTTGCAGCTGGCCGCCCATGCGCTCGGCTACGATGGCGGTGCGCAAGCCCTTGCGCGCGGTGTAGATGGCAGCAGAGGCACCGGCAGGGCCGCCGCCAATGACGACCACGTCGTAGGCCTTGACCGCGACCGCACCGCCCGTTGCGGCTTGCGGCGCGCTGCCGAGCATATTCTCCAGCGCCGCGACCAGCTCGGCGAGCGAGGTCTTGCCGACCGAGAGCAGCTTGTCGCCGGCAAACACCGATGGCACGGCCTGCACGCCGAGCGCGTTTACCTCGGCCTCGGCGAGCGCGCCGTCGATTATCTCGTGGGATAGGCCGGGGTTGAGCAATGCGACGACATTGAGCGCCTGCACCACGTCGGGGCAGTTGGTGCACGACAGCGACATATATGTGCGCAGCGTTGCGGGACCTGAAATAGCCGCGATGCGCCGCGCAAAGCCCTCGTCGGGCATCTTGCCCTGACCGTCGGCGTTTAAGATCGCGAGCACCAGCGAGGTAAACTCGTGGCCGCCCGGCACCGCGCGAAACGCAATGCCCGTGGGCTTACCGTCTTTCACCAGCTCAAGCCGCACGCCCTCGACCTTGTCGCCAACAACTGCCGCCGTAATCTTCTCCGACGTCGACGCAATGGCGGTCGCCATGTCGACCAGCTCCGCCTGGTTGTCATGGTCACTGGGCCTTACCCGCAGCTCAATCGCCGCCTTAAGCGACCCAAACGCCCCGCGCAGTTGTTCAAGAATGTCTTGGTCAAGCATAAAGGTCCCCCTACGCAGGTCACTGGCGACCTGAAGTTCTTGTTTCTAAAAGGTGTCGTCAAGCGATGACGGAATCGCCGAGGTCAAGGAAGCCAGGCGAGAGGTCGAGGAGTTACCTCCTGGTAATGACGAGACCGAACGCTGCAGCTGACGCCGAGATCGGTGATTCCGTCGAGCGCCCGCGCGTTAGATTTTGCCGACCAGATCAAGACCCGGCTTGAGGGTCTTCGCCCCTGGCGTCCACTTGGCTGGACAGACTTCGTTTGGATGCGCGGCGACGAATTGCGCGGCCTGCACCTTGCGCAGCAGCTCATCAGAGTTGCGGCCGATGCCGTTGTCGTGGATTTCGGCGATCTTGATGGTGCCCTCTGGGTTGGCGACAAAGGTGCCACGATAGGCCAGGCCGGCCTCTTCGATGTGCACGCCAAAGAAGCGCGACAGCGTGCCCGTCGGATCGGCGAGCATAGGGTAGTTGATTTTCTTGATCGTCTCCGACGCGTCGTGCCACGCCTTGTGTACGAAGTGCGTGTCGGTGCTAACCGAGTAAACTTCGACGCCCATTTCCTTAAACTGTTTGTACTTGTCGGCGAGGTCGCCAAGCTCGGTCGGGCAAACAAAGGTGAAGTCGGCAGGGTAGAAGAAGAAGATCGACCATTTGCCAAGCACGTCTTTTTGCGTGACGGTCTTGAATTCGCCGTTGTGATACGCCTGGACTTTGAACTCTGGGATTTTGCTGTTGATGATGCTCATGTTGGTCTCCTAGTGGGTTTCATGCCGCACGGGGCGGCGGGGTAACGCGGGCGAACCATAGCAAGTCTTGGGTTCGTTGCCCGTCTCTCATACACCAATCTAGCGGTGGTTTTGTTATAGGTAAAATACATCATTTGTATCGCAGTGATAGTCATTGGCTATCAAGCGTTGAAACGCCCATCACATCTTAGAACTAGCCGAAACTATTGGCTCAGGCCGGGTATTGCTCGCGCATCGCGGCCGCCACCGCGGCAAGCGCCGCGCCCATGGGCGCCTGCTTGCGCCAGGCCAGCCCAATGACGCGATGGGGTGACGGCGCCGCCAACGCACGAATTACGAGCTTGCTGCGCTTGGCTTCAGTGGCGAGCGCCAGCTTAGGCAGCAGCGTCATGCCGGCGCCGGCGGCAACCATCTGCACCAACGTGCCAATGCTCGTGGCGCGAAATTCGAGTTCGTTGGCGCGGCCGCGTTGGCACACCGCGAGGGTTTGATCGCGCAGGCAGTGGCCCTCGTCTAGGAGCAGCACGTGCTCGCCACTGAGCTCCTTGATCGGCATTGGACTGGCAAGGGAGGCCAGCTCATGCGACGGCGGCATCGCGACGACAAAGTCGTCCTTGGCGATTACCTCGCTATGCAGGTGCGCGGTGGTGTCGTCGATGGCCAAGATCGCCGCATCGAGGTCGCCCGCAGCGAGCTGGCGCAGCAAGACCTCGGTCTTGTCCTCGACCCACAGCAAGGTGAGCTTAGGAAAGCGTCTGCGTAGGGCAGGCGAAATGGAGGGAAGCAGATACGGCGCAATGGTCGGGATCACGCCGAGCCGCAGCGAGCCTTGCAACGGATCGCCCAGCGTCTGCGCCGCGTTAAGCAAGTCTTCGACATCGAGCAAGAGCTTGCTTGCGCGGCGGAGCAGCGCATTGCCGGCGTGCGTTAACATGACGTGTTTGGTGTCGCGCTCGAGCAGGCGGGTACCCAGCGCCTCTTCGAGCTGGGCGAGCTGGGCACTCAGCGAGGGCTGCGAGACGTGACACTGTGCGGCGGCCTTGCGGAAGGATAGCGCCCCGGCAACCGCGACGAAATATTGCAGCTGACGCAGCGAAATGGGCAGGGCGGCGAGTTTCACGGTGAGTGGCGCAGACTATGACATGGGCGAGGCCTATTGTCGGCGGGTGGAGGTCGATGTCGTCGCCGATTTGCGCTGGCTGTTGCTTTCGCCGCCGCTGCTCGGCGGCGACGACGAGTATCCTTGCGACAACGTCGTGTTCACGGCGGCCGAGCGCATGGAGCTCGAGGCTTGGCTGGAGGCGCTGGCTCAAGCGCCGCAGCCGCTGATCGACTTTTTGGCAAGCGCGCGGCCAAATCGCGAGGTGCCGATGCGGCTTGGGCGCTACGCCGAGCGGCTGCTTGCCTATTATTTAAACGCAGGCCCAATCCACCGCCTCGTCGCCGCCAATCTCCCGATCATGGCACCTCCCAACCGCGACGGCGGCATCGCCACGGATCACACCACCCTCGGGGAGATCGACTTCTTACTGACCGGGCCGGGCGGGCAGCGGTTGCACTGGGAGTTGGCGCTCAAGTATTTCGTGGCGCGAGATGTCGAGGCACCTGGCATCGACGACTATATCGGCCCCGACAGCTCGGAATCGTTTCGGCGCAAAGTCGAGAAACTGGTTCGCCACCAAGTGCGGCAGGCGCCACCGCCGCCCTACGATGATCGCGCGTGGGCTTCTCAATTATTCGTGCGCGGTCAAATGTTCTATCGCCTTGGACGGCAGGTGACGGCGTGCTCGGTATTGGCGCAAGCCCACGGGCGTGGGTTTTGGGTGCCGTTTGCGGCTTTGCCCGAGCTACAGGCGCGACCCCGCGCGCATGGCTTTGTCATCTTGCCCCGCGCGCAATGGATGGCGCCGCGCACCCACCAAATCGCGATGAACGTGGCGCAAATCGCCGCCGAGGTTAGCCGGTTGTGGCAGGTCGCCGAAGCGGCGCGACCTCAAACGCCGCGTGCCGGCCTTATGATCGCGGAGGTAGCGCCTCGCGCGGACGGTCAGGGCCATGACGAGGTCGCCCGCGGCTTCGTCATGCCCGACTAACCCAAAACGCACAATCTAAGATCCAATATGACGGAGAACAGAACGCAGTGGGTGGCGGAGATTGCGGTGCACGCCTGCAGCGATGCCGAGGCGCAGCCGTCTGGCTGTAACGAGGCTCGCGAAGCCGTACACCGCAAGATCCCCACCCACTGCGTTCTGTTTAGTTTTCGGCGAGCACGATCACACGGTCGCCAGGCGCAAAGGTCACCGCCGCGCGCTTGTCGGGATTAATGACGATGCCATACCCCTTCTTGGCGTCAAACTGGTTGGCGATGATGCGGTACCCAATCGCGGTCTCGCCCCGCGCAAAGGCGCTTTCGGCGAGTGTGTAAAACGACATCGGGTGGCCCGGATAAACGTAGTCGGTGACCGGCTTGAGATAAATCTCCGACCCTTCGGACTCAAAGAGGGTGTCGAACACGCGCATTAGGTGCTTGTTTTCGCTGACCTGGCTCATGAGCAGGCTCACCAACTTGTCGCTGACGATGAAGTCGTCGGCCTGCGTAGTCTCGGCGAGCTCGCGATTGCGCACATCGAGCACCTCGCTGACGATGTTGAGGTGCTTGCCCGAGATTTGCGAGATGTTGCGCAAGTGGAGCAGCGTGATCAGGGTTTGCGTATCCGCGTCCTCGTCGTTCATGGCGCCGCGATAGCACATGAGCAAGATGTGGTCATACGAGGTGTAGGCGAGCGCATCGAGCACGCTGCGCGCCGTGGTGTCGGCGTGGCGATAGCCTACCTTTAGGTTTTTAAGCGAGGCCGAGGCCTCGGTCACTTGCTTGGCCACGTCGATCGAACTCACGATGTCGATGCGCGAACCGGCCAGCACATAATTGTCCATCTCGCGAATCACGAGGCGGGCGCGATCGTTCCAGCCGAGCAGCAGCGTGTTCTCGGTGCGCTGCTGCGGCGGGTTGCCGCGGGCAAATAAATTAGGCTGCACCTCGTGCGGCTGCGGTGGCGGACCAAAGGCGATGGCGCTGTCGTCCTCCGCGATCACGACCAGTTGATCGCGCGCGTCAAGTACCTGATGCGGTGGGGGATTTACCATGACCTTGCCCGCACCGTCCATAATCGCCAGCACCGCGCATTGTTGATAGCAAAGCGCCGCCTCGCGATAGGTGCGGCCGGCAAACGCGCCCGCGGGCGTGAAGTACATCTCCATGCCATCAAAATCCAGCAACTCTTGGTAGACCGCCGAGAGGCCAGATTGGCGACATGTTTGCACCACCACCTTTGCGATCAGCTCATCGCTGCTAATCAATTCG
This window encodes:
- the ahpF gene encoding alkyl hydroperoxide reductase subunit F, with the translated sequence MLDQDILEQLRGAFGSLKAAIELRVRPSDHDNQAELVDMATAIASTSEKITAAVVGDKVEGVRLELVKDGKPTGIAFRAVPGGHEFTSLVLAILNADGQGKMPDEGFARRIAAISGPATLRTYMSLSCTNCPDVVQALNVVALLNPGLSHEIIDGALAEAEVNALGVQAVPSVFAGDKLLSVGKTSLAELVAALENMLGSAPQAATGGAVAVKAYDVVVIGGGPAGASAAIYTARKGLRTAIVAERMGGQLQDTLGIENLIGTPYTEGPKLAADLAGHLKAYPIDVLEHRRVDKIINGAEKELHLQGGEVVTAPSLIIATGAKWRELNVPGEKQYLGRGVAFCPHCDGPFYKGRAVAVIGGGNSGVEAAIDLANICSHVTLVEFSDALKADAVLVKNLTARRNVTVITNAKTTEVLGDGDKVTGLRYQDRPSETLHDVALDGVFVQIGLLPNSGFIKDLVETNRFGEIVVDGKGRTNVPGIYAAGDVTTEPFKQIVIAMGKGSTAALAAFEDNMRA
- the ahpC gene encoding peroxiredoxin; this encodes MSIINSKIPEFKVQAYHNGEFKTVTQKDVLGKWSIFFFYPADFTFVCPTELGDLADKYKQFKEMGVEVYSVSTDTHFVHKAWHDASETIKKINYPMLADPTGTLSRFFGVHIEEAGLAYRGTFVANPEGTIKIAEIHDNGIGRNSDELLRKVQAAQFVAAHPNEVCPAKWTPGAKTLKPGLDLVGKI
- a CDS encoding DUF1853 family protein gives rise to the protein MSGADYDMGEAYCRRVEVDVVADLRWLLLSPPLLGGDDEYPCDNVVFTAAERMELEAWLEALAQAPQPLIDFLASARPNREVPMRLGRYAERLLAYYLNAGPIHRLVAANLPIMAPPNRDGGIATDHTTLGEIDFLLTGPGGQRLHWELALKYFVARDVEAPGIDDYIGPDSSESFRRKVEKLVRHQVRQAPPPPYDDRAWASQLFVRGQMFYRLGRQVTACSVLAQAHGRGFWVPFAALPELQARPRAHGFVILPRAQWMAPRTHQIAMNVAQIAAEVSRLWQVAEAARPQTPRAGLMIAEVAPRADGQGHDEVARGFVMPD
- a CDS encoding LysR family transcriptional regulator; the protein is MKLAALPISLRQLQYFVAVAGALSFRKAAAQCHVSQPSLSAQLAQLEEALGTRLLERDTKHVMLTHAGNALLRRASKLLLDVEDLLNAAQTLGDPLQGSLRLGVIPTIAPYLLPSISPALRRRFPKLTLLWVEDKTEVLLRQLAAGDLDAAILAIDDTTAHLHSEVIAKDDFVVAMPPSHELASLASPMPIKELSGEHVLLLDEGHCLRDQTLAVCQRGRANELEFRATSIGTLVQMVAAGAGMTLLPKLALATEAKRSKLVIRALAAPSPHRVIGLAWRKQAPMGAALAAVAAAMREQYPA
- a CDS encoding YgiQ family radical SAM protein encodes the protein MALAPGKPLFSYRPFWAKRFGPAPFLPTSRVEMDELGWGECDIIIVTGDAYVDHPSFGMAIIGRVLEAQGFRVGIISQPDWRSAEPFAALGRPALFFGVTGGNMDSMVNRYTSDRKRRSDDAYTPAGEGGRRPDRSVLVYSQRCREAFADVPIVIGGIEASLRRIAHYDYWSDRVRASLLVDAQADLLVFGNGERAIVEVAHRLARREPIASIRDVRGTAFLTTAARDGFTVIDSTTVDGVVPTLPATPPNPYLDTTTMAEAACATGANAPAAASAPAASPLVQLKPRRQDPATTAIRLPAFEDVVRDPLRYAHASRILHLEANPGNARALVQRHGKVDVWLNPPPIPLTTPEMDAIYELPYQRIPHPSYDGKIPAYEMIKHSVTIMRGCFGGCSFCSITEHEGRIIQNRSETSILREIEQVRDTAPGFTGIISDIGGPTANMWRLACKSRDIEASCRKPSCVYPDICDNLQTDHSALISLYRKARALPGIKKILIASGVRYDLAVRSPAWIEELAAHHTGGYLKIAPEHTEAGPLRHMMKPGIGAFDKFKAIFDKATKAVGKEQYLIPYFIAAHPGTTDLDMLNLALWLKRNGFRADQVQAFLPGPMATASTMYHTGYNSLKSLKAAERVEVVKDPEQRRLHKAFLRYHDANNWPLLRQALTRLGRAELIGNSKHHLIPTYQPLGTGDAAEGRRGPTNAARGGKGQGPRRGAMLTQHTGLPPRRSS